The Larimichthys crocea isolate SSNF chromosome XI, L_crocea_2.0, whole genome shotgun sequence genome has a segment encoding these proteins:
- the dse gene encoding dermatan-sulfate epimerase isoform X2 — protein sequence MYEKSYVRGWGFQYLHNHQPTNCVALLTGSLVYMTQGYLQEAYLWTKQVLSIMEKSMVLLQDVTDGSLYEGVAYGTYTTRSLFQYMFLVQRHFAIGHFDHPWLLKHFAFLYRTILPGFQRTVAIADSNYNWFYGPESQLVFLDRYVLRNGSGNWLADLIHQNRVIEGPGQAGKGQRWCTLHTEFIWYDPGLIPKPPSDFGTSQLHYFEDWGVVTYGSALPADTNHTFLSFKSGKLGGRAIFDIVHRNKYKEWIKGWRNFNAGHEHPDQNTFTFAPNGVPFITEALYGPKYTLLNNAVLFGSAMSGSCFKPWTGQVTEACDSKWLKYKVGLAADTQGKVEAAIERQGMVFIRGEGRSAYNPELKIRNFQRNLLLLHPQLLLLVDHIHLDPDSPTRAMSAFFHNTELPFQSTKIDGVHGAFVSQGEDKYKMFWMDDTGYSNKGVVGYWNYPRGYPYNGSNYVNVTMPLRYPHTRVAYIFFGPGVDVQSFSLRGDEQRVDIYLATSDHTYTIYLLTGEVTSKPLFAMVLLDHRKIVFEKSAAAVDNSPEEVEEYVNVMEDNLQHVKPVFQQMERHILGRVFNTASFRKTAERLLQFSDKKKTEEVIEKMFAMSKKQGKSKGGKKVNLGEKLSETLPDIFAQIEVNEKKERQRTSKRTYEDSPEEGDADSRAFMDYSDGRKNRKGAFVKGRRFKEVYMVATAGSESVSSTASYIRLFLLLNTATFFLLLAVILTRFQRGRSLHTQRCFYTILLIDCFILLYLYSSCSHTQC from the exons ATGTATGAGAAGTCCTATGTCCGGGGGTGGGGGTTCCAGTACCTGCACAACCACCAGCCCACCAACTGTGTGGCTCTGCTCACAGGAAGTCTGGTTTACATGACCCAAG GTTACCTCCAGGAGGCCTACCTGTGGACCAAGCAGGTCCTGTCCATCATGGAGAAGTCCATGGTCCTTCTGCAGGATGTGACTGATGGCTCCCTGTATGAAGGTGTGGCCTACGGGACTTACACCACCCGCTCTCTGTTCCAGTACATGTTCCTGGTCCAGCGCCACTTCGCCATCGGCCACTTCGACCACCCCTGGCTCCTCAAACACTTCGCCTTCCTTTACAGGACTATCCTGCCTG GATTTCAGCGGACTGTAGCCATTGCAGATTCCAACTACAACTGGTTCTACGGACCAGAGAGCCAGCTGGTCTTCTTGGACCGCTATGTGTTGCGTAATGGCAGTGGAAACTGGCTGGCAGACCTGATTCATCAAAACAGGGTGATTGAAGGGCCAGGGCAGGCTGGAAAAGGACAGCGGTGGTGTACTCTCCACACTGAGTTCATCTG GTATGACCCAGGCCTGATTCCCAAGCCTCCATCAGATTTCGGAACATCCCAACTCCACTATTTTGAGGACTGGGGTGTGGTGACGTACGGCAGTGCTCtacctgcagacacaaaccACACCTTTCTGTCCTTCAAGTCTGGGAAACTTGGAGGACGTGCCATCTTCGACATCGTTCACAGGAACAAGTACAAAGAGTGGATCAAAGGGTGGAGGAACTTTAATGCTGGCCACGAGCACCCTGATCAGAACACTTTTACTTTTGCACCCAATGGTGTCCCATTTATCACTGAGGCACTGTACGGACCCAAGTACACTTTGTTGAACAATGCAGTATTGTTTGGCTCAGCCATGTCAGGGAGTTGCTTTAAGCCATGGACTGGACAGGTTACAGAAGCCTGCGATTCCAAGTGGTTAAAGTACAAGGTAGGGCTTGCAGCTGATACCCAGGGCAAAGTAGAAGCTGCTatagagagacagggaatggtCTTCATTCGTGGCGAGGGACGTTCCGCTTATAATCCAGAGCTGAAGATCAGGAACTTCCAGAGAAACCTGCTCCTTCTTCACCCACAGCTCCTGCTCCTTGTGGACCACATCCACCTAGATCCAGACAGCCCAACCAGGGCAATGAGTGCCTTCTTTCATAACACAGAACTTCCATTCCAGAGTACAAAGATAGATGGTGTTCATGGAGCATTTGTATCACAAGGTGAGGATAAATATAAGATGTTCTGGATGGATGACACAGGTTACAGTAACAAAGGAGTTGTAGGTTACTGGAATTACCCTCGAGGGTACCCATATAATGGTTCTAACTATGTGAATGTCACAATGCCATTGAGGTATCCTCACACTAGAGTGGCATACATTTTCTTTGGACCAGGTGTGGATGTACAGAGCTTTAGCCTGCGTGGGGATGAGCAGAGAGTAGATATTTATCTGGCCACCAGCGACCACACCTACACCATCTACCTGCTGACGGGAGAGGTCACCAGCAAGCCTCTGTTTGCCATGGTGCTGCTGGACCACAGGAAGATTGTATTTGAGAAGTCAGCGGCTGCGGTGGACAACTCACCTGAGGAAGTAGAGGAATACGTCAACGTGATGGAGGATAACCTCCAGCACGTCAAGCCCGTCTTCCAACAGATGGAGAGACACATCCTAGGACGAGTTTTTAACACTGCCAGCTTCCGTAAGACTGCAGAGCGCCTCCTCCAGTTCTCTGacaaaaagaagacagaggaggTCATAGAGAAGATGTTTGCTATGTCTAAGAAACAGGGCAAGAGTAAAGGGGGTAAGAAAGTGAACCTTGGAGAGAAGCTTTCTGAGACTCTACCTGACATTTTTGCACAGATTGAGGTGaatgagaagaaggagagacagaggactTCAAAGCGTACATATGAGGACAGTCCAGAAGAGGGAGATGCAGACTCGCGGGCCTTTATGGATTATTCAGATGGCCGCAAAAACAGAAAGGGGGCCTTTGTCAAGGGCCGCAGATTCAAGGAGGTGTACATGGTGGCCACAGCTGGCAGTGAGAGTGTCTCCAGCACAGCCTCCTACATAAGACTCTTTCTCCTCCTGAACACTGCCACCTTCTTTTTGCTGCTGGCTGTGATACTGACTCGCTTTCAGAGGGGTCGAAGCTTGCATACGCAGAGATGTTTCTACACCATCCTCCTGATCGACTGCTTCATCTTACTGTACCTCTACTCCtcctgctctcacacacagtgttaa
- the ndufaf4 gene encoding NADH dehydrogenase [ubiquinone] 1 alpha subcomplex assembly factor 4, which yields MGARVVRMFRNFNLENRVHRELSKEKPLAAPRHAVKSPASGGSSEAVEADSVNKKNDPLLSLLRSVYVESTDPAAPPAPPPPAAAEASKEVIVGKEVERRPLKFSLPAGPYGLVELTDVPKGKLTITEALKALGGHQREPQTWTPEKIAQEYSLDLKDTKALLEFFIPFQVHIIPPKTDGAKQIKAS from the exons ATGGGGGCACGAGTCGTGCGTATGTTCCGAAACTTCAACCTGGAGAACCGGGTACACCGAGAACTGTCGAAGGAGAAGCCGCTGGCAGCACCGCGACACGCGGTGAAAAGCCCGGCGTCCGGCGGCAGCTCTGAGG ctgtggAAGCGGACTCCGTGAACAAGAAGAACGACCCACTGCTGTCCCTCCTGCGGTCTGTGTATGTGGAGTCCACAGACCCTgcagcaccaccagcaccaccaccaccagcagcagcagag GCGTCAAAGGAAGTCATCGTGGGTAAAGAAGTGGAGCGGCGGCCCTTAAAGTTCAGTTTACCGGCAGGGCCGTACGGCCTGGTAGAGCTCACAGACGTTCCCAAAGGCAAGCTGACCATCACAGAGGCTCTGAAGGCCCTGGGTGGACACCAGCGCGAGCCCCAGACATGGACGCCAGAAAAGATCGCTCAGGAATATTCTCTGGACTTGAAAGACACAAAGGCTCTTCTAGAGTTCTTCATCCCTTTCCAGGTTCACATCATACCGCCCAAGACTGACGGTGCCAAGCAGATCAAGGCTTCTTAG